The genomic region AAAAAATATCCGAGACCGTATTGCAAGTTGCATACCATATTGGGATCCGGAGCACCCCTTGTACAGCTTTGTAATGGGAATGTATTCTTTCGGGCTTGAAGAAGCACATGAATTTGAAAAAGCTGAAGACGTGGGCATGGCGGCACTTGAAAGCAATCCTGAAGATGTCTGGAGTATCCACGCAGTTGCGCATGCTTTAGAGATGCTGGGCCGTTTCGATAGAGGGGCTGACTTCATGGAGAACAGGTTGCATGATTGGAGTGAAATCAACTTCCTCGTCTCTCACAACGCTATTCACACCATTTTGTATCGTTTGGAACAAGGCCAGCTGGATCGTTGTGTTCAATTATTTGACACTTTTGTACTGCCGAAATGTGAAAAAAAGCCGGCGCTTTTGGGGTTGGTGGATGGGTCTTCGGCTCTTTGGAGATTGTTCCTCGAAGACGTCGATGTGGGCGACCGCTGGCTCGAACTTGCCAATCACTGGCATCCATCGGCTGATCAGGCGTTCTATTCATTCAATGATGTCCATGCGATGATGGCCTTTGTGGCAAGCGGAGACGATAAAGCCGCTGATGCGATGATTGATACACTAAATGCTTATATTGTTGCCCCATCCAATCAGGCGGAATCCAACTATGGAGTGACGCGTGATGTTGGATTGCCTATCTGTCATGCGCTAAAAAGTTATGGCAGAAAAGAGTATGCAAAAGTTGTTGATATGTTGGTTCCAATCCGGGATCAGGTGATCCGATTTGGGGGCAGCCATGCCCAACGTGATGTAATCGAGCGCACTTTGCTAGAAGCCGGTTTGCGGTCATCCAGCAAATCTCTAACCGAGATGTTACTGTCCGAACGCTTGGCGCAACGACCAAACAGCATATATAATCTGGCCAAGTTGGGGTAATTGCAGGCCGGGGGATTGGTTTAAGACCAGGGGCAATCTTCTAGGTTGGGTGTCGAACGGGATGAAATTGGGCGGGTTGATCGCGGGTTTCGATTGGTCCGCTGATGTCAGGAATATATGGTGCCCAGAAGAGGACTCGAACCTCCACGACCTTGCGGTCACTGGCACCTGAAGCCAGCGCGTCTACCATTCCGCCATCTGGGCACGGGGTAGTGGAGGCCGTATAGGTCAGGGCGCTGAGGGCGTCAAACGGATTTTTGATGTTTTTTCCATCTATCCTAGGTGAAGGATTGCGGGGTCTGGTGGGTAGGGCGCTGAAAAGGGTCTACCTGGAGACAATCTGCGGTGTTTTGCGCCTTGTTTGCAGGGCCGTAGAGCGGTAGATCGGAGCAACAGCTAAAGTTAGGAGCCAAATGATGTCCAAACTGGTCACGATCTATGGCGGGTCTGGTTTTGTCGGCCGCTACATTGCGCGCCGCATGGCCAAAGATGGTTGGCGGGTGCGGGTTGCCGTGCGTCGCCCGAATGAGGCCATGCACGTAAGGCCCTATGGCGTTCCGGGGCAGGTTGAGCCGGTCTTTTGCAATATCCGCGACGATGCTTCGGTGGCTGCGGTGATGCAGGGATGTGATGCGGTGGTGAACTGCGTCGGTGTGCTGAACGAGCTGGGCAAAAACAGCTTTCAGGCGATTCATGTGGACGGCGCTGAGCGGATTGCCCGCATCGCGGCAGATCACGGCGTTGCCACTATGGTGCATCTGTCGGCGATTGGGGCGGATGCACAGGCCCCCAGTGCCTATGGCCGCAGCAAGGCGGCAGGCGAGGCGGCGGTGTTGAAGCATATGTCAAAGGCAATGATCTTGCGCCCTTCGGTTGTGTTTGGCACCGAAGATAATTTCTTTAACCGCTTTGCCGGCATGACCCGATTGGGTCCGGTGCTGCCAATCGCCCGCGCCAAGACTTTGTTCCAGCCGGTGTTTGTTGACGATGTGGCCAAGGCCGCGGTCAAGGGGCTGCTGGGTGAGGCCGAGGGCGGTGTCTATGAATTGGGCGGACCAGAGGTCAAGAGCTTCCGGGCGCTGATGGATGAGATGCTGACGGTGATCCACCGTCGCCGTCTGGTGGTCTCGCTGCCCGGGTTTGCGGCCTGGATGATGGCCTTTGGCTTTGACATGATGCAGGCGGCCAGTTTTCAGCTCATCTCAAATGGAGTGCTGACCCGGGATCAGCTGCGCGGGTTGGCCCGTGATTCTGTGGTGTCCGAGGGTGCCAAGGGCTTTGCGGATCTGGATGTGCAGCCGGTGACTCTGGGTTCGGTGCTGCCAGACTATCTTTGGAAGTTCCGTCCGTCCGGCCAATATGATGCGATCACCGGATCAGCCCGCAATCTGCGCCACGACGGTTGATAGAAGCAGTAGCGGTGCGTGCCAGCACGCACCCTACGCCAACCGCACTGCTGCGGGTCAGCTGCTGTAGGCGATGCTGAGCAGCACGACGCCAAGAATGACCCGGTAGATGACATATGGTGTAAAGCTGACGCGGCGCAGCAGTCGCATCATCAGGCTCAGCGCGACCAGCGCAGAGAGCATCGATAGCAGCGCCACAAGTGCCGCGTCGCGGATCACTG from Parasedimentitalea psychrophila harbors:
- a CDS encoding tetratricopeptide repeat protein: MAHIFKTHMDLVSTDRRYAKGAKKRLKIIDEIMAMRPCNRREKLHFQALKIWLGGDLWKVSKALDELLEKFPTDILALWMGHQIDFYLGDSKNIRDRIASCIPYWDPEHPLYSFVMGMYSFGLEEAHEFEKAEDVGMAALESNPEDVWSIHAVAHALEMLGRFDRGADFMENRLHDWSEINFLVSHNAIHTILYRLEQGQLDRCVQLFDTFVLPKCEKKPALLGLVDGSSALWRLFLEDVDVGDRWLELANHWHPSADQAFYSFNDVHAMMAFVASGDDKAADAMIDTLNAYIVAPSNQAESNYGVTRDVGLPICHALKSYGRKEYAKVVDMLVPIRDQVIRFGGSHAQRDVIERTLLEAGLRSSSKSLTEMLLSERLAQRPNSIYNLAKLG
- a CDS encoding complex I NDUFA9 subunit family protein yields the protein MSKLVTIYGGSGFVGRYIARRMAKDGWRVRVAVRRPNEAMHVRPYGVPGQVEPVFCNIRDDASVAAVMQGCDAVVNCVGVLNELGKNSFQAIHVDGAERIARIAADHGVATMVHLSAIGADAQAPSAYGRSKAAGEAAVLKHMSKAMILRPSVVFGTEDNFFNRFAGMTRLGPVLPIARAKTLFQPVFVDDVAKAAVKGLLGEAEGGVYELGGPEVKSFRALMDEMLTVIHRRRLVVSLPGFAAWMMAFGFDMMQAASFQLISNGVLTRDQLRGLARDSVVSEGAKGFADLDVQPVTLGSVLPDYLWKFRPSGQYDAITGSARNLRHDG